DNA sequence from the Geobacter sp. AOG2 genome:
ACCCCCCAGGGCCTGGCCGAGAAAAGCCGCCTCGCCTACCAGCATTTAAGCTATTTCACCAGCCTCTATACCGTGGCCCGACAGGACTATCTGGACCTGTTCCGCCGCCTCGAAGCATCCGGCGTGCGGGAGGTGGCCTTCTGCGGGGTGGACGAGGTGGCCGAGGTGGCCTACCTGTCGCTGCGGGAGACCGGGTTGAAACTGGTGGCGGTCATGGACGACGGTCGCGCCGGCGAGGTGTTCTTCGGGGTTCCGGTTGTGTCATTGGCAAACGGCGTGCGGGAACATCGTGGCCCGGTGATTATCTCCTCGCTGAAGCAGAGAGATGGACTTACCCAAGCACTTCGCGGCTTGAGCGTAACGGCATCCCAGATCTTTATCGCCGGAGTTGCAGAGTAGACATTTGGGTTCAGGTATGCCGTTTGTCTGAAAGGAGAGAAGAGGTATGGCTAAAAAAGCACTTATCTGCGGCGTGTCCGGTCAGGATGGCGCGTATCTGTCCCTGTTTCTGCTGGGTAAGGGGTATGAGGTCCATGGGACCGCCAGGGACGCCCAGATGTCTTCCTTCGCGAATCTCGGCAAACTGGGTATTCGCGACCGCATCGCCTTTCACTCCATGGCGCTGAATGATTTTCGGAGCGTTCTCCAGGTGTTGTCGAGCGTTCGCCCCGACGAGATCTACAATCTGGCAGGGCAGAGTTCGGTCGGGCTTTCTTTTGAACAACCCGTGGAAACGCTGGAAAGCATCAGTGTCGGAACCCTGAATCTCCTGGAGGCGATC
Encoded proteins:
- a CDS encoding winged helix-turn-helix transcriptional regulator, whose protein sequence is MNVNNEKSLESYRSLLLLSEITGEEPLSQRELSRRLGIAVGLVNSYLKNLVAKGYVRVKNFPSNRYAYLLTPQGLAEKSRLAYQHLSYFTSLYTVARQDYLDLFRRLEASGVREVAFCGVDEVAEVAYLSLRETGLKLVAVMDDGRAGEVFFGVPVVSLANGVREHRGPVIISSLKQRDGLTQALRGLSVTASQIFIAGVAE